Proteins found in one Primulina eburnea isolate SZY01 unplaced genomic scaffold, ASM2296580v1 ctg884_ERROPOS889272+, whole genome shotgun sequence genomic segment:
- the LOC140822521 gene encoding flavonoid 7-O-methyltransferase 1A-like, with amino-acid sequence MEAKLKTQALEKEEKEAQAALVDIWKYVFGFAPLAVLKCAIQLQIPETVERHGGSITLPELSVALHCSPSVLHRIMRYLTHLGYFKQARIIGDQESSVSYTQTPRSRSLLRDGMSSIILLESSPVMLAPWHNLSKRASVDGDSAFETAFGGVNFWEYTTANPADSKLFNDAMACHAGLLVSSIIDQYAEVFEGIRSLVDVGGGDGSALNTLVKACPWIRGVNYDLPHVVSVAPNHGEGVEHVGGDMFEMVPKGDAIFLMRVLHGWSDEDCIGILRNCMAAIPKDKGKLIIVEAVVRSEGEGDNKYTEIHLALDMMMMIRTEKGRERTSKEWEYLVNEAGFTKFTVKHIRAVASVIEAYP; translated from the exons ATGGAAGCAAAACTGAAAACGCAAGCATTGgagaaagaagaaaaagaagcaCAGGCTGCCCTAGTGGATATATGGAAGTATGTGTTTGGTTTCGCTCCACTGGCGGTACTAAAATGTGCCATACAACTCCAAATACCTGAGACCGTGGAACGGCACGGCGGATCCATCACGCTCCCTGAGCTATCCGTCGCTTTACACTGTTCCCCCTCTGTCCTCCACCGTATCATGAGATACTTGACTCACCTCGGTTACTTCAAGCAAGCTCGGATAATTGGAGACCAAGAATCATCAGTCAGCTACACCCAAACGCCACGTTCTCGATCACTGTTGAGAGATGGCATGTCTTCTATCATTCTGCTGGAGAGTAGCCCCGTGATGCTCGCGCCATGGCATAACCTAAGCAAACGTGCTTCGGTTGATGGAGATTCTGCATTTGAGACTGCGTTTGGTGGGgtaaatttttgggaatatACGACAGCGAATCCGGCAGATAGTAAGTTGTTCAATGATGCAATGGCATGCCATGCGGGGTTGCTCGTCTCATCCATCATTGACCAGTATGCTGAGGTGTTCGAGGGGATCCGTTCCCTAGTGGATGTTGGTGGTGGTGACGGGTCGGCTCTTAACACCTTGGTGAAGGCTTGTCCATGGATTCGAGGGGTTAACTATGATCTCCCTCATGTCGTGTCCGTTGCGCCTAATCATGGTGAAGGTGTTGAGCATGTTGGTGGCGACATGTTTGAAATGGTTCCAAAGGGTGACGCCATTTTTCTTATG CGAGTGTTACACGGTTGGAGTGATGAAGACTGCATCGGAATACTGAGAAACTGTATGGCCGCGATTCCTAAGGATAAGGGGAAGCTGATCATAGTGGAGGCGGTGGTTAGATCAGAAGGCGAAGGGGACAACAAGTATACCGAGATTCATCTTGCACTAGACATGATGATGATGATTCGCACGGAAAAAGGCAGAGAGAGGACTTCTAAAGAATGGGAATACTTGGTGAATGAGGCTGGGTTTACAAAGTTTACAGTGAAACACATTCGAGCTGTTGCATCTGTCATAGAGGCTTATCCATGA